One window of Scheffersomyces stipitis CBS 6054 chromosome 1, whole genome shotgun sequence genomic DNA carries:
- the TOP3 gene encoding DNA topoisomerase (DNA topoisomerase III) — protein sequence MKILCVAEKPSIAREVSRILSGGRFTTRNSRNKFIKNYDFTYNFTSLGICDVTMTSVVGHITNMDFPPAYQWGRCVPGRLFDVEVIEKVTKQDVFDNISNEARTASRLMIWTDCDREGEFIGFEIYKAAFKGNSAIQVGDIWRSQFSHLERSHIIDAASHPRSLDMNSVNAVACRMEIDFRVGTSFTRLLTDCLKQNRIIEKGGLASYGTCQFPTLGFVVDRYKRVKSFIPEKFWYIAVDIRKQNQKSSFAWTKGRFFDRMFVTQLYQDCLQTEEGTITNVESKRTTNWRPLPLTTVELQKDCARFFRMSAKAALDAAERLYNKGFLSYPRTETDSFPATMDFAGVIAKQTGDGRWGAYANSLMANGHEMPRNGSHDDKAHPAIHPVNYVAIDSLTSADEKKVYEYVVRRFLACCSKDAVGHQTTATLQWGNETFTASGLIVTEKNYLEIYTYKKWETTKQLPPLEEGEKVRISSGQMKEGETSPPNHMTETELIALMDANGIGTDATIAEHIEKIMQRDYIVKHKQGGKEYIVPTPLGMGLIEGFDQMEFDNISLSKPFLRKLLENSLQKIVDGERTKADVLEEVKQIYRQAYGVSSQKMTLLASVCRQIIAQNS from the coding sequence ATGAAGATCCTATGTGTGGCCGAAAAGCCGTCCATCGCCCGCGAGGTGTCGCGAATACTCAGTGGAGGCAGATTCACCACGAGAAACTCCCGgaacaagttcatcaaaAACTACGACTTCACCTACAACTTCACCAGCCTCGGTATATGCGACGTTACAATGACTTCTGTGGTGGGGCACATCACCAACATGGACTTCCCGCCCGCGTACCAGTGGGGACGGTGTGTTCCCGGAAGGTTGTTTGATGTAGAGGTGATCGAGAAGGTCACCAAACAAGACGTGTTCGACAACATTTCCAACGAAGCGCGTACCGCGTCCAGGTTGATGATCTGGACAGACTGCGATCGCGAAGGCGAGTTCATTGGGTTTGAGATTTATAAAGCCGCTTTCAAGGGAAACAGCGCCATCCAGGTCGGGGACATCTGGCGTAGCCAGTTTTCGCATCTAGAACGAAGCCATATTATTGATGCTGCATCACATCCACGGCTGCTTGATATGAACTCCGTCAACGCTGTCGCGTGCCGTATGGAAATAGACTTCCGTGTTGGCACCAGTTTCACGCGGTTGCTCACTGACTGCTTGAAACAGAACAGAATCATCGAGAAAGGAGGGCTAGCCTCTTACGGAACCTGTCAGTTCCCCACCCTCGGCTTCGTAGTTGATAGATACAAAAGGGTCAAATCGTTTATCCCCGAGAAGTTTTGGTACATTGCGGTAGATATCCGTaaacagaaccagaagtcGTCGTTTGCTTGGACAAAAGGTCGTTTCTTCGACCGCATGTTTGTGACACAGTTGTACCAGGATTGTCTCcagacagaagaaggaaCCATAACCAATGTAGAAAGTAAACGAACCACCAACTGGAGACCCTTGCCGTTGACTACAGTCGAGCTCCAGAAGGATTGTGCGCGATTCTTCAGGATGAGCGCAAAAGCAGCTCTAGATGCTGCCGAAAGATTGTATAACAAGGGGTTTCTTTCCTACccaagaacagaaactGATAGTTTCCCAGCTACCATGGACTTTGCTGGTGTAATTGCCAAACAGACTGGTGATGGAAGATGGGGCGCCTATGCAAATCTGTTGATGGCTAACGGCCATGAAATGCCGAGAAATGGTAGCCACGACGATAAAGCGCATCCAGCTATCCACCCAGTAAACTACGTAGCTATAGATTCGTTGACTTCGGCAGACGAAAAGAAGGTATACGAATATGTGGTCCGTAGATTTTTAGCCTGTTGCTCGAAAGATGCTGTAGGTCACCAGACAACAGCCACTTTGCAATGGGGTAATGAAACATTCACAGCCAGTGGGTTGATTGTTACTGAGAAAAACTATTTGGAAATATATACATACAAGAAGTGGGAAACTACAAAGCAATTGCCGCCTCTAGAGGAGGGAGAAAAAGTCCGTATCTCCAGTGGCCAAATGAAGGAAGGAGAAACCAGCCCTCCCAACCACAtgacagaaacagaattgaTTGCATTAATGGATGCCAATGGTATCGGAACGGACGCCACTATCGCAGAGCATATTGAGAAAATCATGCAGCGAGATTACATCGTCAAACACAAACAAGGTGGAAAGGAATACATTGTTCCTACTCCGTTGGGTATGGGGCTAATTGAAGGATTTGACCAGATGGAGTTTGACAATATTTCTCTCTCGAAGCCGTTTTTACGTAAGTTGTTAGAGAATTCTCTTCAGAAAATCGTGGATGGCGAGCGCACCAAAGCTGACgtccttgaagaagttaaaCAAATCTATCGACAGGCGTACGGAGTCAGCTCTCAGAAGATGACGTTGTTGGCTCTGGTATGTCGACAGATAATTGCACAGAATCTGTGA